The Bacteroidota bacterium genome has a window encoding:
- a CDS encoding fibrobacter succinogenes major paralogous domain-containing protein gives MKIKLILWGLLMFPGILFSQEIRNVRFTQEGKNINIYYDLNGDTQNDYNISVYCSTDGGKTWGDPLQKVSGSVGDNTRPGAGKKISWDVLSEREKLEGQVKFRIVAKPSGFGVFTDSRDGQQYRWVKIGNQVWMGENLNYETGNSWCYENNAKHCEKYGRLYDWNVALMACPAGWHLPSDQEWQILVDFAGSDPGKKIKSQSGWINPGNGTDDYGFSALPGGYHSSSDFDDIGYNAHFWSSTKNTKDHDMPYYRKLNFDSNSVYRGEDIIYNRSLRCLRDH, from the coding sequence ATGAAAATTAAATTAATTCTATGGGGTTTATTGATGTTTCCGGGTATACTCTTCTCCCAGGAAATCAGAAACGTGCGGTTTACGCAGGAAGGAAAGAATATTAACATTTACTACGATCTTAACGGAGATACGCAGAACGATTATAATATAAGTGTGTATTGCAGTACCGACGGAGGTAAAACCTGGGGGGATCCGCTTCAAAAAGTCAGCGGTTCTGTAGGAGATAATACCCGGCCCGGTGCTGGAAAGAAAATATCCTGGGATGTCCTCTCCGAAAGGGAAAAGCTTGAGGGACAGGTGAAATTCAGAATTGTGGCTAAACCATCAGGTTTTGGTGTTTTTACTGACTCAAGGGATGGTCAGCAGTACCGTTGGGTGAAGATCGGAAACCAGGTTTGGATGGGTGAAAATTTGAATTACGAGACTGGTAATAGTTGGTGTTATGAAAACAATGCTAAGCATTGTGAAAAGTACGGAAGACTTTACGATTGGAATGTTGCTTTAATGGCATGTCCGGCGGGCTGGCATCTGCCGTCGGATCAGGAATGGCAGATACTGGTTGATTTCGCAGGAAGCGATCCCGGAAAAAAAATAAAATCACAAAGTGGCTGGATTAATCCTGGAAATGGGACAGATGACTATGGTTTTTCCGCGTTGCCTGGCGGTTACCACTCTAGTAGCGATTTCGACGATATAGGTTACAACGCTCACTTTTGGTCTTCTACGAAGAACACTAAAGACCACGACATGCCATATTATCGGAAATTGAATTTCGATAGTAATAGTGTCTACCGTGGGGAAGATATAATATATAATAGGTCTCTTCGTTGTCTCCGTGATCACTAG